One stretch of Flavobacterium sp. 9 DNA includes these proteins:
- a CDS encoding class I SAM-dependent methyltransferase yields the protein MSNSFTNIKLSKDNLESYIVRSEILKAVSNVFPIFEGEVLDSGCGSMPYKEIILSNQKVKNYVGLDIESSLDYEGVRPDFFWDGKVMPFEDASFDVVFSTEVLEHVPNPDQYLTEVKRVLKPGGMFFFTVPFLMSLHEVPHDYYRYTPFALEMIFKRVGFTSIKINPMGGYNAALAQMLGLWVNMYLWGRKKKLMRFIAKPIINFLYKKDKAASNFNKSTMIVGLSGTIIKPMN from the coding sequence ATGTCTAACTCATTTACAAATATTAAACTTTCAAAAGACAATCTTGAAAGTTATATTGTTCGAAGTGAAATCTTAAAAGCAGTGTCAAACGTATTTCCAATATTCGAAGGAGAAGTTTTAGATTCTGGTTGTGGTTCTATGCCATACAAAGAAATTATTCTTTCTAACCAAAAAGTAAAGAACTATGTAGGTTTGGATATTGAATCAAGCTTGGATTATGAAGGAGTTAGACCTGATTTTTTTTGGGATGGTAAAGTTATGCCTTTTGAAGATGCAAGTTTTGATGTCGTATTTTCTACCGAAGTTTTGGAGCATGTGCCAAATCCGGATCAATATTTAACGGAAGTTAAAAGAGTTCTTAAACCTGGTGGAATGTTCTTTTTTACAGTGCCATTTTTAATGTCTTTGCATGAAGTTCCTCATGATTATTACAGATATACTCCTTTTGCCTTAGAAATGATTTTTAAACGAGTTGGTTTTACATCCATAAAAATAAATCCAATGGGAGGTTATAATGCTGCTTTGGCACAAATGCTTGGCTTATGGGTAAATATGTATTTATGGGGAAGAAAAAAGAAATTGATGAGATTTATTGCAAAACCTATCATTAATTTTTTATACAAAAAAGACAAGGCAGCATCAAATTTTAATAAATCTACGATGATTGTAGGTCTTTCCGGAACAATTATAAAACCAATGAATTAA